From Variovorax sp. J2L1-78, the proteins below share one genomic window:
- a CDS encoding indolepyruvate oxidoreductase subunit beta family protein, whose product MNPAQPIKIAILAMGGEGGGVLADWIVDLGEHCGYIAQTTSVPGVAQRTGATIYYVELFPEARARADGGRPVLALMPLPGDVDVVLASELMETGRAVQRGLVTADRTTLIGSTHRVYSIAEKSAMGDGRVDSAQLERQADRAAKRYIRFDMAEAAERAGSVISAVLFGALAGAGVLPFSRAQFEATVERGGVGVKPSLKAFGAAFDRAQNGDAPPTTDAATAVAAPPQPHHAAVRALVERVQQRFPVGSQALLLEGVRRQIDYQDIAYAATYLDRLAPFYERTTDDGIRLADAVARHLALWMSYEDTARVAALKTRATRFDRVREESRVQPGQVMAIHEYMHPRLQEICETLPGGIGPWLAGSGLPRRLVERLTREGRVVRTSSLGGYLLLRAVASARRWRRSTVRFAQENALIEGWLARIARAATLNPQLAAEIAECQRLVKGYSDTHERGLRNYTLVMDAAERAGPQLAPATLRELRDAALADEHGDRLRAALARHALA is encoded by the coding sequence ATGAACCCGGCACAACCTATCAAGATCGCGATCCTCGCCATGGGCGGCGAGGGCGGCGGCGTGCTCGCCGACTGGATCGTCGACCTCGGCGAACACTGCGGCTACATCGCGCAGACCACCTCGGTGCCCGGCGTCGCGCAGCGCACCGGCGCGACCATCTACTACGTCGAACTGTTCCCCGAAGCCCGAGCCCGGGCCGACGGCGGACGTCCGGTGCTGGCGCTGATGCCGCTGCCGGGCGACGTGGATGTCGTGCTGGCCTCGGAACTGATGGAGACGGGCCGTGCGGTGCAGCGCGGCCTCGTCACCGCCGACCGGACCACGCTGATCGGCTCCACCCACCGCGTGTACTCGATCGCCGAGAAGTCGGCGATGGGCGATGGCCGGGTCGACAGCGCCCAGCTCGAACGCCAGGCCGACCGCGCCGCCAAGCGCTACATCCGCTTCGACATGGCCGAGGCAGCGGAGCGGGCCGGCAGCGTGATCAGCGCGGTGCTCTTCGGTGCGCTCGCGGGCGCCGGCGTGCTGCCGTTCAGCCGGGCCCAGTTCGAAGCCACGGTCGAACGTGGCGGCGTCGGCGTGAAGCCCAGCCTGAAGGCCTTCGGTGCCGCCTTCGACCGCGCGCAGAACGGCGATGCGCCACCGACCACCGATGCCGCCACCGCCGTCGCAGCGCCGCCGCAGCCGCACCATGCGGCGGTGCGGGCGCTCGTCGAGCGGGTGCAGCAGCGCTTCCCCGTCGGGTCGCAGGCGCTGCTGCTCGAAGGCGTCCGCCGGCAGATCGACTACCAGGACATCGCCTATGCCGCGACCTATCTCGACCGGCTCGCGCCGTTCTACGAACGCACGACCGATGACGGCATCCGCCTGGCCGACGCCGTTGCCCGGCACCTCGCGCTCTGGATGTCCTACGAGGACACCGCCCGCGTCGCCGCGCTGAAGACCCGCGCCACCCGCTTCGACCGGGTGCGCGAGGAATCGCGGGTGCAGCCCGGCCAGGTGATGGCGATCCACGAGTACATGCACCCGCGGCTGCAAGAAATCTGCGAGACGCTGCCGGGCGGCATCGGCCCCTGGCTGGCCGGCTCCGGCCTGCCGCGCCGCCTGGTCGAGCGGCTGACGCGCGAGGGTCGGGTGGTGCGCACCAGTTCGCTGGGCGGCTACCTGCTGCTGCGGGCGGTGGCGAGCGCACGTCGCTGGCGCCGCTCCACGGTCCGCTTCGCGCAGGAGAACGCGCTGATCGAAGGCTGGCTGGCGCGCATCGCGCGAGCCGCCACGCTCAACCCGCAACTGGCCGCCGAGATCGCGGAATGCCAGCGGCTGGTCAAGGGCTACAGCGACACGCACGAGCGTGGCCTGCGCAACTACACGCTGGTGATGGACGCCGCGGAACGCGCCGGTCCCCAACTGGCACCTGCCACCCTGCGCGAGCTGCGCGACGCCGCCCTGGCCGACGAGCACGGCGACCGGCTGCGCGCCGCACTCGCGCGCCATGCGCTCGCCTGA
- a CDS encoding indolepyruvate ferredoxin oxidoreductase subunit alpha → MAERSFVEEVKKLRLGAGEVFSGEGILAVTKALLESGVAYVAGYQGAPISHLMDVLADAQDILAEQGIRFENSASEATAAATLAASVNYPLRGAVTFKATVGTNVASDALANLASGGVTGGALVIVGEDYGEGSSIMQERSHAFAMKSQIWMLDPRPNLPSIVEAVKQGFELSEASHTPVMLQLRIRACHVHGQFIASDNRAPSFTLKQALEQPQRDVGRIVLPPASFVHEQEKVNDRWPAAVRFIEERGLNEFFAEDAGDLGIIVQGGSYNTLMRALERVGLADVYGNSQVPLYVMNVAYPVIDSEVVRFCRGKRAVLLVEEGQPNFIEQNVATMLRQAGCDTALHGKDLLPVAGEYTAAVLLKAARAFFERYERIAPVPVVPVARKVIPLTAVASIGVDQAPEPALAPIDDTVHARPPGFCTGCPERPIFSAIKLVERELGTHHISADIGCHLFSILPPFNLGNTTMGYGLGAAGAAALNVPAGKRAISVMGDGGFWHNGLTSGIANAVFNRSDNLTIVVDNNYTSATGGQDILSSTAHNPTRSTGHEIEQAVRGVGVKWVKTIRRTYDVAGMRRLLREALTTGEKGPKVLIAQSECMLNKQRREKPLVRKAVAAGKRVVREKFGVDPDTCTGDHSCIRLSGCPSLSIKANPDPLRTDPVAHVLDSCVGCGNCGDVSHAAVLCPSFYKAQIVSNPSWWDRTRDRVGGAVVGWLQRAEARRRDRYAF, encoded by the coding sequence ATGGCTGAACGTTCGTTTGTCGAAGAGGTCAAGAAGCTGCGGCTCGGCGCTGGCGAGGTCTTCAGCGGCGAAGGCATCCTGGCCGTGACCAAGGCGCTGCTCGAGTCGGGCGTGGCCTATGTCGCGGGCTACCAGGGCGCGCCGATCTCGCACCTGATGGACGTGCTGGCCGACGCGCAGGACATCCTCGCCGAGCAGGGCATCCGTTTCGAGAACAGCGCCAGCGAAGCGACCGCGGCCGCCACGCTGGCCGCCTCGGTCAACTACCCGCTGCGCGGCGCCGTGACCTTCAAGGCGACGGTCGGCACCAATGTGGCGTCCGACGCGCTGGCCAACCTGGCCTCCGGCGGCGTCACCGGCGGCGCGCTGGTGATCGTGGGCGAGGACTACGGCGAAGGCTCCTCGATCATGCAGGAGCGCAGCCATGCCTTCGCGATGAAGTCGCAGATCTGGATGCTCGACCCGCGGCCCAACCTGCCGTCGATCGTCGAGGCGGTGAAGCAGGGCTTCGAGTTGTCCGAGGCGAGCCACACGCCGGTCATGCTGCAACTGCGCATCCGCGCCTGCCATGTGCACGGGCAGTTCATCGCCTCCGACAACCGCGCACCGTCGTTCACCCTGAAGCAGGCGCTCGAGCAGCCGCAGCGCGACGTGGGGCGCATCGTGCTGCCGCCGGCGAGCTTCGTGCATGAACAGGAGAAGGTGAACGACCGCTGGCCCGCCGCGGTGCGCTTCATCGAGGAGCGCGGCCTCAACGAGTTCTTCGCGGAGGACGCCGGCGATCTCGGCATCATCGTGCAGGGCGGCAGCTACAACACGCTGATGCGCGCGCTCGAGCGCGTCGGCCTCGCCGACGTCTACGGCAACTCGCAGGTGCCGCTCTACGTGATGAACGTCGCCTACCCGGTGATCGACAGCGAGGTGGTGCGCTTCTGCCGCGGCAAGCGCGCGGTGCTGTTGGTGGAAGAGGGCCAGCCCAACTTCATCGAGCAGAACGTCGCCACGATGCTGCGGCAGGCCGGCTGCGACACCGCGCTGCACGGCAAGGACCTTTTACCGGTGGCCGGCGAGTACACCGCGGCCGTGCTGCTGAAGGCCGCACGCGCCTTCTTCGAGCGCTACGAGCGCATCGCGCCGGTGCCGGTCGTGCCCGTCGCACGCAAGGTGATCCCGCTGACGGCGGTGGCGTCGATCGGTGTGGACCAGGCGCCGGAGCCCGCGCTCGCCCCGATCGACGACACGGTGCATGCCCGGCCGCCGGGCTTCTGCACCGGCTGCCCGGAGCGGCCGATCTTCAGCGCCATCAAGCTGGTCGAGCGCGAACTCGGCACGCACCACATCAGCGCCGACATCGGCTGCCACCTGTTCTCCATCCTGCCGCCGTTCAACCTCGGCAACACCACCATGGGCTACGGGCTGGGCGCGGCCGGTGCGGCGGCGCTCAACGTACCGGCCGGCAAGCGCGCCATCTCGGTGATGGGCGACGGCGGCTTCTGGCACAACGGCTTGACGAGCGGCATCGCCAACGCGGTGTTCAACCGCAGCGACAACCTCACCATCGTGGTCGACAACAACTACACGTCGGCGACGGGCGGCCAGGACATCCTGTCCTCGACCGCGCACAACCCCACGCGCAGCACCGGCCACGAGATCGAGCAGGCGGTGCGCGGCGTCGGCGTGAAGTGGGTCAAGACGATCCGCCGCACCTACGACGTGGCTGGCATGCGGCGGCTGCTGCGCGAGGCGCTCACGACCGGCGAGAAGGGCCCGAAGGTGCTGATCGCGCAGTCCGAATGCATGCTCAACAAGCAGCGTCGCGAGAAGCCGCTGGTGCGCAAGGCGGTCGCCGCGGGCAAGCGCGTGGTGCGCGAGAAGTTCGGTGTCGACCCCGACACCTGCACCGGCGACCACTCCTGCATCCGCCTGTCGGGCTGCCCGTCGCTCTCCATCAAGGCGAACCCCGACCCGCTGCGCACCGACCCGGTGGCGCATGTGCTCGACAGCTGCGTGGGCTGCGGCAACTGCGGCGACGTCTCGCATGCGGCGGTGCTCTGCCCGTCGTTCTACAAGGCGCAGATTGTGAGCAACCCGAGCTGGTGGGACCGCACCCGTGACCGGGTCGGCGGCGCCGTGGTTGGCTGGCTGCAGCGCGCCGAAGCCCGGCGGCGCGACCGATACGCCTTCTGA
- a CDS encoding MarR family winged helix-turn-helix transcriptional regulator, producing the protein MNNPRRASTVPAQPAPRRFVENYLPALLAQASHLISSEFHKVAREHGFSVSEWRVMATLAGGQALSIGRLAQVAVMKQPTVTRMLDRMAAAGHVERLPHDSDRRITLVRITDDGERTVKHLMELATEHERRVLEPFGLKSAEALKTTLRRMIELHESAAPEVTDDDD; encoded by the coding sequence ATGAATAACCCTAGACGAGCAAGCACCGTGCCCGCCCAGCCCGCGCCGCGGCGCTTCGTCGAAAACTACCTCCCGGCGCTGCTGGCGCAGGCCAGCCACCTGATCTCCTCGGAGTTCCACAAGGTCGCGCGGGAGCACGGTTTTTCGGTGTCGGAGTGGCGTGTGATGGCGACCCTGGCGGGCGGCCAGGCGCTCAGCATCGGCCGGCTGGCGCAGGTCGCGGTGATGAAGCAGCCGACCGTCACGCGCATGCTCGACCGCATGGCCGCCGCCGGCCATGTCGAGCGCCTGCCCCATGACAGTGACCGCCGCATCACGCTGGTGCGCATCACCGACGATGGCGAGCGCACCGTGAAGCATCTGATGGAACTGGCGACCGAGCACGAGCGGCGCGTGCTCGAGCCCTTCGGCCTGAAGAGTGCCGAGGCGCTGAAGACCACGCTGCGCCGCATGATCGAACTGCACGAGAGCGCAGCGCCCGAGGTGACGGACGACGACGACTGA
- a CDS encoding alpha/beta fold hydrolase, whose protein sequence is MPPIRRAFADLSVGQVHYAHCGDVDRPAVLLLHQTPRSWAEYRAVLPLLGLRYRAIAMDTVGFGDSCAPPWPPSIEAWAAVAVELLDALGIARAHVVGHHTGGVIAVELAAAHAARVGRLVLSSTPFTDEAFRRSRADRPPIDEVAPSEDGTHLAALWQKRQGFYPAQRPDLLEAFVADALKISGSLEGGHRAVAQYRMEDRIAQVHQPTLVLRAPSDPFASPHAAELAAHLADARIVDIEGGMVPLPDQLPEAFAQAVLDFLDAAP, encoded by the coding sequence ATGCCGCCCATCCGCCGCGCCTTCGCGGACCTCTCCGTCGGCCAGGTGCACTACGCGCACTGTGGCGATGTCGATCGTCCCGCGGTGCTGCTGCTGCACCAGACGCCGCGCAGCTGGGCCGAGTACCGCGCGGTGCTGCCGCTGCTGGGCCTGCGCTACCGCGCGATCGCGATGGACACGGTCGGCTTCGGCGACTCCTGCGCGCCGCCTTGGCCGCCGAGCATCGAGGCCTGGGCCGCGGTGGCGGTGGAGCTGCTCGATGCGCTGGGCATCGCACGCGCGCATGTCGTCGGGCATCACACCGGCGGCGTGATCGCCGTGGAACTCGCCGCCGCGCATGCGGCGCGCGTCGGGCGGCTGGTGCTCTCGTCGACGCCCTTCACCGACGAAGCCTTCCGGCGTTCGCGGGCCGACCGGCCGCCGATCGACGAGGTGGCGCCCAGCGAGGACGGCACCCACCTGGCCGCGTTGTGGCAGAAGCGCCAGGGCTTCTACCCGGCGCAGCGGCCGGACCTGCTGGAGGCCTTCGTGGCCGATGCGCTCAAGATCTCCGGATCGCTCGAGGGGGGACACCGTGCGGTGGCGCAGTACCGCATGGAGGATCGCATCGCTCAGGTGCACCAGCCCACGCTCGTGCTGCGCGCGCCGTCCGACCCCTTCGCATCGCCGCATGCGGCTGAACTGGCGGCCCACCTCGCCGATGCGCGCATCGTCGACATCGAAGGCGGCATGGTGCCGCTGCCGGATCAGCTGCCCGAGGCCTTCGCACAGGCAGTGCTCGACTTCCTCGACGCCGCGCCCTGA
- a CDS encoding 3-hydroxybutyryl-CoA dehydrogenase, whose protein sequence is MTAPEPVTPPRFAAVGAGRMGRGIAIAFAYAGYRVALIDLRERTPEAWRRLHDEARAEIAGSLAGLARLGVVDAAQVDAIAARVELFDAGGAAAALAGAELVFEGVPETLAAKREAFARINAHCRPDAILTSTTSSILVTQIAEFVERPERFLNIHWLNPAYLIPVVELSHHAGTDPAVLARAKALMESIGKLPVVCGPTPGYIVPRLQALVMNEAARMIEEGAATAEEIDKATRFGLGLRFAALGVVEFIDFGGADILHHASREMSASIDAQRYRAPAILGRMMDEGRLGLKTGSGFYDYAGRDVGAYRADVLLRTLGMLRHAGLWQPPAERTRD, encoded by the coding sequence ATGACGGCGCCTGAGCCCGTGACGCCGCCGCGCTTCGCCGCCGTGGGCGCCGGCCGCATGGGCCGCGGCATCGCGATCGCCTTCGCCTATGCCGGCTACCGCGTGGCACTGATCGACCTGCGCGAGCGCACCCCCGAGGCCTGGCGCAGGCTGCACGACGAGGCGCGCGCCGAGATCGCGGGCAGCCTGGCCGGCCTGGCACGGCTCGGCGTGGTCGACGCGGCACAGGTGGATGCGATCGCCGCGCGGGTGGAGCTGTTCGACGCCGGCGGCGCCGCTGCGGCGCTCGCCGGTGCGGAGCTGGTCTTCGAAGGCGTGCCGGAAACCCTGGCGGCCAAGCGTGAGGCCTTCGCCCGCATCAACGCGCACTGCCGCCCCGACGCCATCCTCACCTCGACCACCAGCAGCATCCTGGTCACGCAGATCGCCGAATTCGTCGAACGGCCGGAGCGCTTCCTGAACATCCACTGGCTCAACCCGGCCTACCTGATCCCGGTCGTGGAACTGAGTCACCATGCGGGCACGGACCCGGCGGTGCTGGCGCGCGCGAAGGCGCTGATGGAATCGATCGGCAAGCTGCCGGTGGTCTGCGGCCCGACCCCCGGCTACATCGTGCCGCGGCTGCAGGCGCTGGTGATGAACGAGGCGGCCCGGATGATCGAGGAGGGCGCGGCCACGGCCGAGGAGATCGACAAGGCCACGCGCTTCGGCCTCGGCCTGCGCTTCGCGGCGCTCGGCGTGGTGGAGTTCATCGACTTCGGCGGCGCGGACATCCTGCACCACGCCAGCCGCGAGATGTCGGCATCGATCGATGCGCAGCGCTACCGCGCGCCGGCCATCCTCGGCCGGATGATGGACGAGGGCCGGCTGGGGCTGAAGACGGGCAGCGGCTTCTACGACTACGCCGGGCGCGACGTCGGCGCCTACCGGGCCGACGTGCTGCTGCGCACCCTCGGCATGCTCCGTCATGCGGGGCTGTGGCAGCCGCCGGCCGAGCGCACCCGGGACTGA
- a CDS encoding NAD/NADP-dependent octopine/nopaline dehydrogenase family protein: MKIAVLGGGHGCYAAAADLSEAGHEVRLWRRDAAALSAVQAAGSIRLKDADGARDVPIALATADIGVALREAELIVVPSPAVAQADIARAMAPHLVDGQVVFLPPGTFGSVVMAGLVREAGSRADVAWAETGTLPYLARKHGEREVNLTIRALRLPTGVYPARQADAAIAVIRQAYPSVHGCGDALSGALMNAGPIIHPPLMVMNAAPLQHFERWDIHNEGTQPAVRAVTDQLDQERIAVREAFGYGGPHYPLRDHYDNDRWMYGDAHKKLVKSGDWREHIDLHTHRYITEDTVLGLAFLASAARHAGVDAPIAHGLLAIVGGFLGRDLRQGPRSFEALGLAGLAPEALRARLHDGA; encoded by the coding sequence ATGAAGATTGCCGTCCTGGGCGGTGGCCATGGCTGTTATGCCGCGGCTGCCGATCTCTCCGAAGCCGGTCACGAGGTCCGGTTGTGGCGCCGCGATGCGGCGGCGCTGTCCGCGGTGCAAGCGGCAGGCTCGATCCGCCTGAAGGATGCCGACGGTGCGCGCGACGTGCCGATCGCGCTCGCCACTGCCGACATCGGTGTCGCGCTGCGCGAGGCCGAACTCATCGTGGTGCCGTCGCCGGCCGTCGCCCAGGCCGACATCGCGCGTGCCATGGCGCCGCATCTCGTCGATGGCCAGGTGGTGTTCCTGCCGCCCGGCACCTTCGGCAGCGTCGTCATGGCCGGCCTCGTGCGCGAGGCCGGCAGCCGTGCCGACGTGGCCTGGGCCGAGACCGGCACGTTGCCCTACCTGGCGCGCAAGCACGGCGAGCGCGAGGTGAACCTCACCATCCGCGCGCTGCGGCTGCCCACCGGGGTCTATCCGGCGCGTCAGGCCGACGCCGCCATCGCGGTGATCCGCCAGGCCTACCCCAGCGTGCATGGCTGCGGCGACGCGCTGTCGGGTGCGCTGATGAATGCCGGCCCGATCATCCATCCGCCGCTGATGGTGATGAACGCGGCGCCGTTGCAGCATTTCGAGCGCTGGGACATCCACAACGAAGGCACCCAGCCCGCGGTGCGCGCCGTCACCGACCAGCTCGACCAGGAGCGCATCGCGGTGCGCGAGGCCTTCGGTTACGGCGGCCCGCACTATCCGCTGCGCGACCACTACGACAACGATCGCTGGATGTACGGCGATGCCCACAAGAAGTTGGTGAAGTCGGGCGACTGGCGCGAGCACATCGACCTGCACACCCACCGCTACATCACGGAAGACACGGTGCTGGGCCTGGCCTTCCTCGCCTCGGCGGCGCGCCATGCCGGTGTGGACGCACCGATCGCGCACGGCCTGCTGGCCATCGTCGGCGGCTTCCTCGGGCGCGACTTGCGCCAGGGGCCGCGCAGCTTCGAGGCGCTCGGCCTGGCCGGGCTCGCACCGGAGGCGCTCCGGGCGCGGCTGCATGACGGCGCCTGA
- a CDS encoding putative toxin-antitoxin system toxin component, PIN family, producing MSASAGAPAAPIVIDTNIVLDLLVFDDPRWAPLRAALAAGELRWLATAAMRDELLRVLGYPLIARRLQKDARQADAVMAAFDAQVHTVADVPVRARFVCKDPDDQIFIDLAVAQAARLLSKDQAVLSMRKRLATLGVEVTPIFPAAA from the coding sequence TTGAGCGCGAGCGCCGGGGCGCCCGCGGCCCCCATCGTCATCGACACCAACATCGTCCTCGACCTGCTGGTGTTCGACGACCCCCGCTGGGCGCCGCTGCGGGCGGCGCTCGCGGCCGGCGAGCTGCGCTGGCTCGCGACCGCCGCCATGCGCGACGAACTGCTGCGCGTGCTGGGCTATCCGCTGATCGCGCGGCGCCTGCAGAAAGACGCACGGCAGGCCGATGCGGTGATGGCCGCCTTCGATGCGCAGGTGCACACTGTGGCGGACGTGCCGGTGCGCGCGCGTTTCGTCTGCAAGGACCCGGACGACCAGATCTTCATCGACCTCGCCGTGGCGCAGGCCGCGCGCCTGTTGAGCAAGGACCAGGCGGTGCTATCGATGCGCAAGCGGCTGGCGACGCTGGGGGTCGAGGTCACTCCGATCTTCCCGGCCGCCGCCTGA
- a CDS encoding acetyl-CoA C-acetyltransferase, which translates to MEDIVIVSATRTAVGKFGGSLAGIPATELGALVIKEALARAKLSPEQIGEAIMGQVLAAGAGQNPARQAWLKSGGVKETPALTINAVCGSGLKAVMLAAQAIATGDSEIVVAGGQESMSLAPHVLPNSRNGQRMGDWKLVDTMIVDGLWDVYNQYHMGITAENVAKKYEISRDAQDELALGSQTKAAAAQDAGKFKDEITAVTIPQKKGDPVVFDKDEFINRKSTAEGLAALRPAFDKAGGVTAGNASGLNDGAAAVVVMSAKKAAALGLTPLGRIASYATAGLDPAIMGMGPVPASTKALQRAGWKAADLDLLEINEAFAAQACAVNREMGWDVSKVNVNGGAIAIGHPIGASGCRILVTLLHEMQRRDAKKGIASLCIGGGMGVALTIER; encoded by the coding sequence ATGGAAGACATCGTCATCGTTTCCGCCACGCGCACGGCCGTCGGCAAGTTCGGCGGCTCGCTTGCCGGCATTCCCGCCACCGAGCTCGGCGCCCTCGTGATCAAGGAAGCGCTGGCGCGCGCCAAGCTCTCGCCCGAGCAGATCGGCGAAGCCATCATGGGCCAGGTGCTGGCCGCGGGCGCCGGCCAGAACCCGGCCCGCCAGGCCTGGCTCAAGAGCGGCGGCGTGAAGGAAACGCCGGCACTCACCATCAACGCCGTGTGCGGCTCGGGCCTGAAGGCCGTGATGCTGGCCGCGCAGGCCATCGCCACCGGCGACAGCGAGATCGTCGTGGCCGGCGGCCAGGAAAGCATGAGCCTGGCACCGCACGTGCTGCCCAACTCGCGCAACGGCCAGCGCATGGGCGACTGGAAGCTGGTCGACACCATGATCGTCGACGGCCTGTGGGACGTGTACAACCAGTACCACATGGGCATCACGGCCGAGAACGTGGCCAAGAAGTACGAGATCAGCCGCGACGCGCAGGACGAACTCGCGCTGGGCAGCCAGACCAAGGCGGCCGCCGCGCAGGATGCCGGCAAGTTCAAGGACGAGATCACCGCCGTCACCATCCCGCAGAAGAAGGGCGACCCGGTCGTCTTCGACAAGGACGAGTTCATCAACCGCAAGTCCACCGCCGAAGGCCTGGCCGCGCTGCGCCCCGCCTTCGACAAGGCCGGCGGCGTGACGGCCGGCAATGCCTCGGGCCTGAACGACGGTGCGGCCGCCGTGGTCGTGATGTCGGCCAAGAAGGCGGCGGCCCTCGGCCTCACGCCGCTGGGCCGCATCGCCAGCTACGCCACCGCCGGCCTCGACCCGGCCATCATGGGCATGGGCCCGGTGCCGGCATCGACCAAGGCGCTGCAGCGCGCCGGCTGGAAGGCCGCCGACCTCGACCTGCTGGAGATCAACGAAGCCTTCGCCGCCCAGGCCTGCGCCGTGAACCGCGAGATGGGCTGGGACGTGAGCAAGGTCAACGTGAACGGCGGCGCCATCGCCATCGGTCACCCGATCGGCGCGTCGGGCTGCCGCATCCTGGTGACGCTGCTGCACGAGATGCAGCGCCGCGACGCCAAGAAGGGCATCGCCTCGCTGTGCATCGGCGGCGGCATGGGCGTGGCGCTGACCATCGAGCGTTGA
- the phaC gene encoding class I poly(R)-hydroxyalkanoic acid synthase: MKQQAPFADAFGPFQQALTQGWQKAVDSLPPMGVAGAAPAMPRLAFAPDKLKAIQEQYVAEAGELWRQGFAATPAGDRRFSNEAWTHNPLSAFAAAVYLLNARTLLGMADAVDADAKTRARLRFAIEQWLAASSPSNSLAFNAEAQRKALETQGESIAKGIQNLVHDVRQGHLSMTDESAFEVGRNVATTEGAVVFENELFQLLEYKPLSAKVYERPFLLVPPCINKFYILDLQPENSLIRYAVEQGHRVFVVSWRNPDESMREFTWDRYIEDAAIKAIHVVQEIGGQGKDGKINALGFCVGGTILGTALAVLAARGETPAASVTLLTTLLDFSDTGILDIFIDEAMVQFREMQMGKGGLLPGMDLASTFSFLRPNDLVWNYVVGNYLKGETPPPFDLLYWNCDATNLPGPFYAWYLRNTYLENKLAVPNALTVCGEKIDLGRIDIPAYIYGSREDHIVPIGGAYASTQLLGGKKRFVMGASGHIAGVINPPAKKKRSHWIRADGKLPATHAEWLAGAVEHPGSWWTDWSQWLKPLAGKQIAAPKAYGKGRAYQASEPAPGRYVKAKA, from the coding sequence ATGAAGCAACAGGCCCCGTTCGCAGACGCCTTCGGTCCGTTTCAGCAGGCGCTGACGCAGGGTTGGCAGAAGGCCGTCGATTCCTTGCCGCCGATGGGTGTCGCCGGCGCCGCGCCCGCGATGCCGCGCCTCGCGTTCGCGCCGGACAAGCTCAAGGCCATCCAGGAGCAGTACGTCGCCGAAGCCGGCGAACTCTGGCGCCAGGGCTTTGCCGCCACACCGGCTGGCGACCGGCGCTTTTCGAATGAGGCGTGGACCCACAACCCCCTGTCGGCCTTCGCCGCCGCGGTGTATCTGCTCAACGCGCGCACGCTGCTCGGCATGGCCGATGCGGTCGATGCCGACGCCAAGACCCGCGCGCGGCTGCGTTTCGCCATCGAGCAGTGGCTGGCGGCCTCGTCGCCCAGCAACTCGCTCGCCTTCAATGCCGAAGCCCAGCGCAAGGCGCTGGAGACGCAGGGCGAGAGCATTGCCAAGGGCATCCAGAACCTGGTGCACGACGTCCGCCAGGGCCACCTGAGCATGACCGACGAGAGCGCCTTCGAGGTGGGCCGCAATGTCGCGACCACCGAAGGCGCGGTGGTGTTCGAGAACGAACTGTTCCAGCTGCTCGAATACAAGCCGCTGTCCGCCAAGGTGTACGAGCGGCCCTTCCTGCTGGTGCCGCCGTGCATCAACAAGTTCTACATCCTCGACCTGCAGCCCGAAAATTCGCTGATCCGCTATGCGGTGGAGCAGGGCCACCGGGTGTTCGTGGTGAGCTGGCGCAACCCCGACGAGTCGATGCGCGAATTCACCTGGGACCGCTACATCGAGGACGCGGCCATCAAGGCCATCCATGTGGTGCAGGAGATCGGTGGCCAGGGCAAGGACGGCAAGATCAACGCGCTGGGCTTCTGCGTGGGCGGCACCATCCTGGGCACCGCGCTGGCCGTGCTGGCCGCACGCGGCGAGACGCCGGCCGCTTCGGTCACGCTGCTGACCACGCTGCTCGACTTTTCCGACACCGGCATCCTCGACATCTTCATCGACGAGGCGATGGTGCAGTTCCGCGAGATGCAGATGGGCAAGGGCGGCCTGCTGCCGGGCATGGACCTGGCGTCGACCTTCAGCTTCCTGCGGCCGAACGATCTGGTCTGGAACTACGTGGTCGGCAACTACCTCAAGGGCGAGACGCCGCCGCCCTTCGACCTGCTCTACTGGAACTGCGACGCCACCAACCTGCCGGGTCCGTTCTACGCCTGGTACCTGCGCAACACCTACCTCGAAAACAAGCTGGCGGTGCCGAACGCGCTGACGGTGTGCGGCGAGAAGATCGATCTGGGTCGCATCGACATCCCGGCCTACATCTACGGTTCGCGCGAGGACCACATCGTGCCGATCGGCGGTGCCTATGCTTCGACCCAGTTGCTGGGTGGCAAGAAGCGCTTCGTGATGGGCGCGTCGGGCCACATCGCCGGCGTGATCAACCCGCCTGCGAAGAAGAAGCGCAGCCACTGGATCCGCGCCGACGGCAAGCTGCCGGCCACGCACGCCGAATGGCTGGCCGGTGCCGTCGAGCATCCGGGCAGCTGGTGGACCGACTGGTCGCAATGGCTCAAGCCGCTCGCCGGCAAGCAGATCGCCGCACCCAAGGCGTATGGCAAGGGGCGCGCCTACCAGGCGAGCGAGCCCGCGCCGGGCCGTTACGTCAAAGCCAAAGCCTGA